A genomic window from Glycine soja cultivar W05 chromosome 10, ASM419377v2, whole genome shotgun sequence includes:
- the LOC114369849 gene encoding protein MON2 homolog isoform X1 → MAFMAVLESDLRALSAEARRRYPAVKDGAEHAILKLRTLSSPSEIAHNDDILRIFLMACEVRTVKLSIIGLSCLQKLISHDAVSPSALTEILSTLKDHAEMVDEGVQLKTLQTISIIFQSRLHPENEDTMSQALGICLRLLENTRSSDSVRNTAAATFRQAVALIFDRVVLAESLPTGKFGFGGQLSRTNSVTGDVNRSINLSESLDHESVSGRPPVMRETLTETGKLGLRLLEDLTSLAAGGSAIWLRVNILQRTFALDILEFILSNYVAVFRTLLPYEQALRRQICSLLMTSLRTNAELEGETGEPSFRRLVLRSVAHIIRLYSSSLITECEVFLSMLLKVTFLDLPLWHRILVLEILRGFCVEARTLRILFQNFDMHPKNTNVVEGMVKALARVVSNVQVQESSEESLAAVAGMFSSKAKGIEWSLDNDASNAAVLVASEAHAITLAVEGLLGVVFTVATLTDAAIDVGELESPRCDNDPPVKWTGKTAVLCISMVDSLWLTILDALSLILSRSQGEAIVLEILKGYQAFTQACGILRAVEPLNSFLASLCKFTINFPVETEKRSSALPSPVSKRSELSVDQRDSIVLTPKNVQALRTLFNIAHRLHNVLGPSWVLVLETLAALDRAIHSPHATTQEVSTPVPKFTRELSTQSSDFNILSSLNSQLFESSALMHISAVKSLLSALCQLSHQCMTSSSLGPTTSQKIGSISFSVERMISILVNNVHRVEPFWDQVISHFLELADNSNPHLKNMALDALDQSISAVLGSDRFQDYKLSKSLEPSQEMEVNLDKLMSLECSIISPLKVLYFSTQSVDVRIGSLKILLHVLERYGEKLHYSWPNILEMLRYVADVSEKDLVTLGFQNLRVIMNDGLSALPTDCLQVCVDVTGAYSAQKTELNISLTAVGLLWTMTDFIAKGLLNGPFEEKEAGVGSTVKQIDSKKMEDQTRISNNVRDQASVDGVDFEKLLFSVFSLLQNLGADERPEVRNSAVRTLFQTLGTHGQKLSKSMWEDCLWNYVFPTLDRASHMVATSSKDEWQGKELGTRGGKAVHMLIHHSRNTAQKQWDETLVLVLGGIARILRLFFPFFTSLSNFWSGWESLLQFVENSILNGSKEVALAAINCLQTTVNSHSSKGNMPMPYLISVIDVYELVLRKPSSYRGNAADKVTQEILHGLGELYVQAQGLFNDVIYTQLIAIIDLAVKQAMLTNDNFEMEFGNVPPVLRTILEILPLLRPTEHISSTWPVLLREFLKYLPRQDSHLQNEDGKIDQARDSQVNYDAPNGATPISPNKIAVSPGSGSTAAIPSYIFAEKLVPVLVDLFLQAPAVEKYIIYPEIIQSLGRCMTTRRDNPDNALWRLAVEAFNRVLVHYVTKLTNGGPDSTISKPVRTRIWKEIADVYEIFLIGYCGRALPSNSISAVVLEADESLEMSILNILGDTILKLPVDTPSDILQRLVSTLDRCASRTCSLPVETVELMPPHCSRFSLTCLQKLFSLSSYSNEVNWNMTRSEVSKISITVLMTRCEYILSRFLTDENGLGDCPLPKARLEEIIYVLQELAHLVIHPDAASSLPLHPFLRTELAREKEKHDNRPHLFALLPSFCELVTSRELRIRELVQVLLRLVTKELSLEKLSLASEKNTSR, encoded by the exons ATGGCTTTCATGGCGGTCTTGGAATCCGACCTTCGCGCTCTCTCCGCCGAAGCTCGCCGTCGCTATCCCGCTGTTAAAGACGGCGCAGAGCACGCCATCCTCAAG CTTCGTACATTGTCAAGTCCTAGTGAAATTGCACACAATGATGACATATTACGAATCTTTTTGATGGCGTGCGAGGTGCGGACGGTGAAGCTTAGCATTATTGGACTTTCGTGTCTGCAGAAACTGATATCTCATGATGCTGTTTCTCCATCCGCTCTGACGGAGATTTTATCTACACTGAAAGAT CATGCTGAAATGGTGGATGAGGGTGTTCAGCTCAAGACCCTTCAAACAATATCAATAATATTTCAATCACGTTTGCACCCTGAAAACGAG GATACCATGTCTCAAGCTCTTGGCATCTGTCTCAGGCTTCTTGAAAACACTCGATCTTCTGATAGTGTGCGGAA TACTGCAGCAGCTACCTTCAGGCAAGCAGTGGCCTTGATTTTTGATCGTGTAGTTTTGGCTGAGTCTCTTCCAACTGGCAAATTTGGTTTTGGAGGTCAGCTCTCTCGGACAAATTCAGTTACTGGTGATGTTAACCGTAGCATCAATTTGTCTGA ATCATTAGATCATGAGTCCGTTTCTGGAAGACCCCCTGTGATGAGGGAGACTTTAACTGAAACTGGAAAACTTGGACTGCGCTTGCTTGAAGACCTGACATCTCTTGCCGCAGGTGGATCT GCAATTTGGTTACGCGTCAATATTCTTCAGAGGACATTTGCACTTGATATTCTTGA GTTCATTTTGTCCAATTATGTGGCTGTCTTCAGAACATTGTTACCCTATGAACAG GCTTTACGACGGCAAATTTGTTCACTTCTTATGACTTCACTTCGTACCAATGCTGAG CTTGAAGGAGAAACTGGTGAACCTAGCTTTCGTCGTTTGGTCTTGCGTTCAGTTGCTCATATTATAAGACTTTACAGTTCTTCCCTTATAACTGAATGTGAG gtttttcttaGTATGTTACTGAAGGTTACTTTTCTTGATTTGCCATTATGGCATCGCATTCTTGTTCTTGAGATTTTGAGG GGGTTTTGTGTTGAGGCACGGACATTGCGGATTCTTTTCCAAAATTTTGATAt GCACCCCAAGAATACAAATGTTGTGGAGGGAATGGTCAAAGCTCTTGCTAGGGTTGTTTCAAATGTACAG gttcaagaatcaagtgaGGAGAGCCTGGCAGCTGTTGCTGGAATGTTTAGTAGCAAAGCCAAAG GTATTGAATGGAGTCTAGATAATGATGCATCTAATGCTGCAGTTTTGGTTGCCAGTGAAGCACATGCCATAACTTTGGCAGTTGAAGGCCTATTAGGGGTTGTCTTCACTGTTGCAACTTTAACAGATGCAGCCATAGATGTTGGAGAG CTTGAGTCCCCTAGATGTGATAATGACCCACCTGTGAAATGGACTGGTAAAACTGCAGTTCTCTGCATCTCAATGGTTGACTCACTGTGGTTGACGATACTTGATGCATTATCCCTTATTCTATCAAG GTCACAAGGAGAGGCCATTGTGTTGGAAATATTAAAGGGATACCAGGCATTTACTCAG GCGTGTGGGATTCTCCGAGCCGTAGAACCTTTAAACTCCTTCCTTGCATCCCTTTGTAAATTTACCATCAATTTTCCTGTTGAAACAGAAAAAAGGAG CAGTGCTTTGCCGTCTCCTGTATCGAAACGGTCAGAACTATCAGTTGACCAGAGGGATAGCATTGTGCTCACTCCCAAGAATGTGCAG GCATTGAGAACCCTTTTCAACATCGCTCATCGATTGCATAATGTTCTGGGCCCATCCTGGGTTCTG GTGTTGGAAACTCTGGCAGCTTTAGATCGAGCAATTCATTCTCCACATGCCACTACTCAG GAGGTCTCTACCCCTGTCCCAAAGTTCACAAGGGAGTTATCTACCCAATCCAGTGACTTCAATATACTCTCTTCTTTGAACTCTCAG CTCTTTGAGAGCTCTGCTCTGATGCATATATCTGCTGTAAAGTCTCTCCTCTCTGCATTATGCCAACTTTCACATCAATGCATGACTTCAAGCAGTTTGGGACCAACAACTAGTCAAAAAATTGGAAGCATAAGCTTTTCAGTGGAAAGAATGATATCCATCCTTGTGAATAATGTTCACA GAGTTGAGCCATTTTGGGATCAAGTTATTAGTCACTTTCTTGAG CTAGCTGATAATTCTAATCCACATTTGAAAAACATGGCACTTGATGCACTTGATCAGTCTATATCTGCTGTCTTAGGTTCTGACCGGTTCCAAGACTACAAACTATCCAAGTCTCTTGAACCATCACAGGAA ATGGAAGTCAATCTTGATAAGTTGATGTCTCTTGAATGTTCTATCATATCTCCACTAAAGGTGCTTTATTTTTCTACTCAAAGTGTAGATGTTCGTATTGGATCTTTGAAAATTCTTTTGCATGTCTTAGAG AGATATGGAGAGAAACTTCATTACAGCTGGCCTAATATACTTGAAATGTTGAG GTATGTAGCAGATGTTTCAGAGAAGGATCTTGTTACTCTTGGCTTCCAG aACCTAAGAGTGATAATGAACGATGGACTGTCTGCTTTACCTACAGACTGCCTTCAAGT ATGTGTTGATGTGACTGGAGCATACAGTGCTCAGAAGACTGAGTTGAACATAAGCTTGACAGCAGTTGGACTTCTGTGGACTATGACTGATTTCATTGCAAAGGGCCTTCTCAATGGACCTTTTGAAGAAAAGGAAGCAG GTGTTGGTTCCACAGTGAAGCAGATAGACAGCAAAAAGATGGAGGATCAAACACGTATTTCTAATAATGTGAGAGACCAGGCTTCTGTAGATGGTGTTGATTTTGAGAAGCTTCTATTCTCTGTTTTCTCATTACTTCAAAACCTTGGGGCAGATGAGAGACCAGAG GTGAGGAATTCTGCTGTCAGGACACTGTTCCAAACTTTAGGAACGCATGGGCAAAAGCTTTCAAAGAGCATGTGGGAAGATTGCCTTTGGAATTATGTATTTCCTACATTGGATCGTGCTTCTCATATG GTTGCTACATCATCAAAAGATGAATGGCAAGGGAAAGAACTTGGAACTCGAGGAGGAAAAGCAGTTCACATGCTCATACATCATAG TCGTAACACGGCTCAGAAGCAGTGGGATGAAACTCTTGTGCTTGTTTTGGGTGGAATTGCACGTATATTACGgttgttctttccttttttcaCGAGCTTAAGTAACTTCTGGTCTG GCTGGGAATCATTGCTTCAATTTGTTGAGAATAGCATTTTAAATGGTAGTAAAGAGGTAGCACTTGCAGCAATAAATTGTTTGCAGACAACTGTTAACTCTCATTCATCTAAG GGAAATATGCCAATGCCTTACCTTATTTCAGTAATTGATGTTTACGAGCTTGTTCTGAGAAAGCCTTCTAGTTACCGTGGCAATGCTGCTGATAAAGTGACGCAGGAGATTTTGCATGGTCTTG GAGAGCTTTACGTGCAGGCTCAAGGATTGTTCAATGATGTCATATACACACAACTAATAGCAATAATAGATTTGGCTGTGAAGCAAGCCATGTTGACTAATGATAACTTTGAAATGGAATTC GGGAATGTCCCACCAGTGCTACGGACTATATTGGAAATCTTACCGCTGTTACGTCCAACAGAGCACATATCTTCTACGTGGCCTGTTCTTCTTCGAGAGTTTCTGAAGTATCTTCCTAGACAGGATTCTCATTTACAGAATGAGGATGGTAAAATCGATCAAGCAAGAG ATTCTCAGGTGAACTATGATGCACCTAATGGTGCTACTCCAATATCACCCAACAAAATAGCAGTATCCCCGGGTTCTGGATCAACTGCAGCCATTCCTAGTTACATATTTGCAGAAAAGCTAGTTCCCGTGCTAGTAGATCTTTTCTTGCAGGCACCTGCTGTTGAAAAGTATATTATATACCCTGAAATTATTCAAAGCCTTGGAAG GTGTATGACAACAAGAAGAGACAATCCAGATAATGCACTTTGGAGGTTAGCTGTTGAAGCATTCAATCGTGTTCTTGTTCACTATGTCACCAAATTAACCAATGGAGGTCCAGATTCAACGATTAGCAAACCTGTCAGAACACGAATATGGAAAGAAATTGCAGATGTTTATGAAATATTCCTAATTGGATATTGTGGACGAGCTCTTCCTTCAAATTCCATCTCAGCAGTGGTGCTAGAGGCTGATGAGTCCCTTGAGATGTCCATATTAAATATTCTTGGTGACACAATCCTTAAGTTGCCAGTTGACACTCCTTCGGAT ATTCTGCAGCGACTGGTCTCCACATTGGACCGTTGTGCATCACGCACATGCTCATTACCTGTTGAGACTGTAGAGCTTATGCCTCCTCACTGCAGCAGATTTTCCTTGACTTGTTTACAGAAGTTATTTTCTTTGAGCAG TTATTCTAATGAAGTCAATTGGAATATGACAAGATCTGAAGTCAGCAAAATCTCAATTACAGTGCTCATGACCAGATGTGAATACATCTTGAGCAGGTTTCTGACAGATGAAAATGGCTTAG GTGACTGTCCATTACCAAAAGCAAGACTTGAAGAAATTATTTATGTTCTCCAAGAACTGGcgcatcttgtaattcatccAGATGCAGCATCCAGTCTCCCTTTACACCCATTCTTGAGAACTGAACTAGCAAGGGAAAAGGAGAAGCATGACAACCGTCCCCATCTGTTTGCGCTATTACCTTCCTTTTGTGAGCTTGTTACATCAAG AGAATTAAGAATACGGGAGCTGGTGCAAGTACTGCTTCGATTAGTCACCAAGGAATTGTCTCTGGAAAAGCTCAGCTTGGCGAGTGAAAAGAATACTTCCAGATAA
- the LOC114369849 gene encoding protein MON2 homolog isoform X3 gives MRETLTETGKLGLRLLEDLTSLAAGGSAIWLRVNILQRTFALDILEFILSNYVAVFRTLLPYEQALRRQICSLLMTSLRTNAELEGETGEPSFRRLVLRSVAHIIRLYSSSLITECEVFLSMLLKVTFLDLPLWHRILVLEILRGFCVEARTLRILFQNFDMHPKNTNVVEGMVKALARVVSNVQVQESSEESLAAVAGMFSSKAKGIEWSLDNDASNAAVLVASEAHAITLAVEGLLGVVFTVATLTDAAIDVGELESPRCDNDPPVKWTGKTAVLCISMVDSLWLTILDALSLILSRSQGEAIVLEILKGYQAFTQACGILRAVEPLNSFLASLCKFTINFPVETEKRSSALPSPVSKRSELSVDQRDSIVLTPKNVQALRTLFNIAHRLHNVLGPSWVLVLETLAALDRAIHSPHATTQEVSTPVPKFTRELSTQSSDFNILSSLNSQLFESSALMHISAVKSLLSALCQLSHQCMTSSSLGPTTSQKIGSISFSVERMISILVNNVHRVEPFWDQVISHFLELADNSNPHLKNMALDALDQSISAVLGSDRFQDYKLSKSLEPSQEMEVNLDKLMSLECSIISPLKVLYFSTQSVDVRIGSLKILLHVLERYGEKLHYSWPNILEMLRYVADVSEKDLVTLGFQNLRVIMNDGLSALPTDCLQVCVDVTGAYSAQKTELNISLTAVGLLWTMTDFIAKGLLNGPFEEKEAGVGSTVKQIDSKKMEDQTRISNNVRDQASVDGVDFEKLLFSVFSLLQNLGADERPEVRNSAVRTLFQTLGTHGQKLSKSMWEDCLWNYVFPTLDRASHMVATSSKDEWQGKELGTRGGKAVHMLIHHSRNTAQKQWDETLVLVLGGIARILRLFFPFFTSLSNFWSGWESLLQFVENSILNGSKEVALAAINCLQTTVNSHSSKGNMPMPYLISVIDVYELVLRKPSSYRGNAADKVTQEILHGLGELYVQAQGLFNDVIYTQLIAIIDLAVKQAMLTNDNFEMEFGNVPPVLRTILEILPLLRPTEHISSTWPVLLREFLKYLPRQDSHLQNEDGKIDQARDSQVNYDAPNGATPISPNKIAVSPGSGSTAAIPSYIFAEKLVPVLVDLFLQAPAVEKYIIYPEIIQSLGRCMTTRRDNPDNALWRLAVEAFNRVLVHYVTKLTNGGPDSTISKPVRTRIWKEIADVYEIFLIGYCGRALPSNSISAVVLEADESLEMSILNILGDTILKLPVDTPSDILQRLVSTLDRCASRTCSLPVETVELMPPHCSRFSLTCLQKLFSLSSYSNEVNWNMTRSEVSKISITVLMTRCEYILSRFLTDENGLGDCPLPKARLEEIIYVLQELAHLVIHPDAASSLPLHPFLRTELAREKEKHDNRPHLFALLPSFCELVTSRELRIRELVQVLLRLVTKELSLEKLSLASEKNTSR, from the exons ATGAGGGAGACTTTAACTGAAACTGGAAAACTTGGACTGCGCTTGCTTGAAGACCTGACATCTCTTGCCGCAGGTGGATCT GCAATTTGGTTACGCGTCAATATTCTTCAGAGGACATTTGCACTTGATATTCTTGA GTTCATTTTGTCCAATTATGTGGCTGTCTTCAGAACATTGTTACCCTATGAACAG GCTTTACGACGGCAAATTTGTTCACTTCTTATGACTTCACTTCGTACCAATGCTGAG CTTGAAGGAGAAACTGGTGAACCTAGCTTTCGTCGTTTGGTCTTGCGTTCAGTTGCTCATATTATAAGACTTTACAGTTCTTCCCTTATAACTGAATGTGAG gtttttcttaGTATGTTACTGAAGGTTACTTTTCTTGATTTGCCATTATGGCATCGCATTCTTGTTCTTGAGATTTTGAGG GGGTTTTGTGTTGAGGCACGGACATTGCGGATTCTTTTCCAAAATTTTGATAt GCACCCCAAGAATACAAATGTTGTGGAGGGAATGGTCAAAGCTCTTGCTAGGGTTGTTTCAAATGTACAG gttcaagaatcaagtgaGGAGAGCCTGGCAGCTGTTGCTGGAATGTTTAGTAGCAAAGCCAAAG GTATTGAATGGAGTCTAGATAATGATGCATCTAATGCTGCAGTTTTGGTTGCCAGTGAAGCACATGCCATAACTTTGGCAGTTGAAGGCCTATTAGGGGTTGTCTTCACTGTTGCAACTTTAACAGATGCAGCCATAGATGTTGGAGAG CTTGAGTCCCCTAGATGTGATAATGACCCACCTGTGAAATGGACTGGTAAAACTGCAGTTCTCTGCATCTCAATGGTTGACTCACTGTGGTTGACGATACTTGATGCATTATCCCTTATTCTATCAAG GTCACAAGGAGAGGCCATTGTGTTGGAAATATTAAAGGGATACCAGGCATTTACTCAG GCGTGTGGGATTCTCCGAGCCGTAGAACCTTTAAACTCCTTCCTTGCATCCCTTTGTAAATTTACCATCAATTTTCCTGTTGAAACAGAAAAAAGGAG CAGTGCTTTGCCGTCTCCTGTATCGAAACGGTCAGAACTATCAGTTGACCAGAGGGATAGCATTGTGCTCACTCCCAAGAATGTGCAG GCATTGAGAACCCTTTTCAACATCGCTCATCGATTGCATAATGTTCTGGGCCCATCCTGGGTTCTG GTGTTGGAAACTCTGGCAGCTTTAGATCGAGCAATTCATTCTCCACATGCCACTACTCAG GAGGTCTCTACCCCTGTCCCAAAGTTCACAAGGGAGTTATCTACCCAATCCAGTGACTTCAATATACTCTCTTCTTTGAACTCTCAG CTCTTTGAGAGCTCTGCTCTGATGCATATATCTGCTGTAAAGTCTCTCCTCTCTGCATTATGCCAACTTTCACATCAATGCATGACTTCAAGCAGTTTGGGACCAACAACTAGTCAAAAAATTGGAAGCATAAGCTTTTCAGTGGAAAGAATGATATCCATCCTTGTGAATAATGTTCACA GAGTTGAGCCATTTTGGGATCAAGTTATTAGTCACTTTCTTGAG CTAGCTGATAATTCTAATCCACATTTGAAAAACATGGCACTTGATGCACTTGATCAGTCTATATCTGCTGTCTTAGGTTCTGACCGGTTCCAAGACTACAAACTATCCAAGTCTCTTGAACCATCACAGGAA ATGGAAGTCAATCTTGATAAGTTGATGTCTCTTGAATGTTCTATCATATCTCCACTAAAGGTGCTTTATTTTTCTACTCAAAGTGTAGATGTTCGTATTGGATCTTTGAAAATTCTTTTGCATGTCTTAGAG AGATATGGAGAGAAACTTCATTACAGCTGGCCTAATATACTTGAAATGTTGAG GTATGTAGCAGATGTTTCAGAGAAGGATCTTGTTACTCTTGGCTTCCAG aACCTAAGAGTGATAATGAACGATGGACTGTCTGCTTTACCTACAGACTGCCTTCAAGT ATGTGTTGATGTGACTGGAGCATACAGTGCTCAGAAGACTGAGTTGAACATAAGCTTGACAGCAGTTGGACTTCTGTGGACTATGACTGATTTCATTGCAAAGGGCCTTCTCAATGGACCTTTTGAAGAAAAGGAAGCAG GTGTTGGTTCCACAGTGAAGCAGATAGACAGCAAAAAGATGGAGGATCAAACACGTATTTCTAATAATGTGAGAGACCAGGCTTCTGTAGATGGTGTTGATTTTGAGAAGCTTCTATTCTCTGTTTTCTCATTACTTCAAAACCTTGGGGCAGATGAGAGACCAGAG GTGAGGAATTCTGCTGTCAGGACACTGTTCCAAACTTTAGGAACGCATGGGCAAAAGCTTTCAAAGAGCATGTGGGAAGATTGCCTTTGGAATTATGTATTTCCTACATTGGATCGTGCTTCTCATATG GTTGCTACATCATCAAAAGATGAATGGCAAGGGAAAGAACTTGGAACTCGAGGAGGAAAAGCAGTTCACATGCTCATACATCATAG TCGTAACACGGCTCAGAAGCAGTGGGATGAAACTCTTGTGCTTGTTTTGGGTGGAATTGCACGTATATTACGgttgttctttccttttttcaCGAGCTTAAGTAACTTCTGGTCTG GCTGGGAATCATTGCTTCAATTTGTTGAGAATAGCATTTTAAATGGTAGTAAAGAGGTAGCACTTGCAGCAATAAATTGTTTGCAGACAACTGTTAACTCTCATTCATCTAAG GGAAATATGCCAATGCCTTACCTTATTTCAGTAATTGATGTTTACGAGCTTGTTCTGAGAAAGCCTTCTAGTTACCGTGGCAATGCTGCTGATAAAGTGACGCAGGAGATTTTGCATGGTCTTG GAGAGCTTTACGTGCAGGCTCAAGGATTGTTCAATGATGTCATATACACACAACTAATAGCAATAATAGATTTGGCTGTGAAGCAAGCCATGTTGACTAATGATAACTTTGAAATGGAATTC GGGAATGTCCCACCAGTGCTACGGACTATATTGGAAATCTTACCGCTGTTACGTCCAACAGAGCACATATCTTCTACGTGGCCTGTTCTTCTTCGAGAGTTTCTGAAGTATCTTCCTAGACAGGATTCTCATTTACAGAATGAGGATGGTAAAATCGATCAAGCAAGAG ATTCTCAGGTGAACTATGATGCACCTAATGGTGCTACTCCAATATCACCCAACAAAATAGCAGTATCCCCGGGTTCTGGATCAACTGCAGCCATTCCTAGTTACATATTTGCAGAAAAGCTAGTTCCCGTGCTAGTAGATCTTTTCTTGCAGGCACCTGCTGTTGAAAAGTATATTATATACCCTGAAATTATTCAAAGCCTTGGAAG GTGTATGACAACAAGAAGAGACAATCCAGATAATGCACTTTGGAGGTTAGCTGTTGAAGCATTCAATCGTGTTCTTGTTCACTATGTCACCAAATTAACCAATGGAGGTCCAGATTCAACGATTAGCAAACCTGTCAGAACACGAATATGGAAAGAAATTGCAGATGTTTATGAAATATTCCTAATTGGATATTGTGGACGAGCTCTTCCTTCAAATTCCATCTCAGCAGTGGTGCTAGAGGCTGATGAGTCCCTTGAGATGTCCATATTAAATATTCTTGGTGACACAATCCTTAAGTTGCCAGTTGACACTCCTTCGGAT ATTCTGCAGCGACTGGTCTCCACATTGGACCGTTGTGCATCACGCACATGCTCATTACCTGTTGAGACTGTAGAGCTTATGCCTCCTCACTGCAGCAGATTTTCCTTGACTTGTTTACAGAAGTTATTTTCTTTGAGCAG TTATTCTAATGAAGTCAATTGGAATATGACAAGATCTGAAGTCAGCAAAATCTCAATTACAGTGCTCATGACCAGATGTGAATACATCTTGAGCAGGTTTCTGACAGATGAAAATGGCTTAG GTGACTGTCCATTACCAAAAGCAAGACTTGAAGAAATTATTTATGTTCTCCAAGAACTGGcgcatcttgtaattcatccAGATGCAGCATCCAGTCTCCCTTTACACCCATTCTTGAGAACTGAACTAGCAAGGGAAAAGGAGAAGCATGACAACCGTCCCCATCTGTTTGCGCTATTACCTTCCTTTTGTGAGCTTGTTACATCAAG AGAATTAAGAATACGGGAGCTGGTGCAAGTACTGCTTCGATTAGTCACCAAGGAATTGTCTCTGGAAAAGCTCAGCTTGGCGAGTGAAAAGAATACTTCCAGATAA